The Rhodospirillaceae bacterium genome has a segment encoding these proteins:
- a CDS encoding SDR family NAD(P)-dependent oxidoreductase encodes MDLALKGKRAIVTGASRGIGKACALALAAEGARVCVAARNEEMLAQTVKDVDAAGGEGMYVSADLTEIEGCKAVVDACVENWGG; translated from the coding sequence ATGGATTTAGCATTGAAAGGAAAACGCGCGATTGTCACGGGCGCCAGCCGGGGGATCGGCAAGGCATGTGCATTGGCGCTGGCGGCTGAAGGCGCACGGGTCTGTGTCGCCGCACGAAACGAAGAAATGCTGGCTCAGACTGTTAAGGATGTCGATGCCGCTGGCGGCGAGGGCATGTACGTTTCCGCTGATCTTACAGAAATTGAGGGATGCAAGGCGGTCGTTGATGCCTGTGTCGAAAACTGGGGCGG
- a CDS encoding fumarylacetoacetate hydrolase family protein: MRWARIEVDGEPTFAIVEGDQLATVTGTPFGDYQKTGDTVPLAGTQLLPPVMPRTFYCVGLNYLAHILEQAKRKGIEPKVPQKPDTGYRLQCALTGHNNNVEIPEGAGERIHYEGELVAVIGKKGKKLSQEEALDIVFGYTIGNDVSARDWQYGDNTMWRGKNSDTFKPMGPWIETDIDLDALETVVSVNGAETMRFKTNEMIFGVAEFISTISQYCTLQPGDVLWMGTDGTSPNLVDGDVVDININQIGTLTNKYVWEK; the protein is encoded by the coding sequence ATGCGCTGGGCGAGGATTGAAGTAGACGGCGAACCCACATTCGCCATTGTCGAAGGGGATCAACTGGCAACCGTAACCGGAACGCCGTTTGGGGACTATCAAAAAACTGGGGACACTGTGCCCCTCGCCGGCACGCAACTTCTGCCGCCTGTCATGCCGCGGACCTTCTATTGCGTCGGCCTTAATTATCTCGCGCACATTTTGGAACAGGCCAAGCGTAAGGGCATTGAACCCAAAGTGCCGCAAAAGCCCGACACCGGCTACCGTCTGCAATGCGCCCTGACCGGCCACAACAATAACGTTGAGATCCCTGAAGGTGCTGGCGAGCGTATTCATTATGAAGGTGAACTGGTCGCGGTTATCGGCAAAAAAGGCAAAAAACTCAGCCAAGAAGAAGCCTTGGACATCGTCTTCGGCTACACCATTGGCAACGACGTGAGCGCCCGGGACTGGCAATATGGTGACAATACCATGTGGCGGGGCAAGAACTCCGATACTTTCAAACCCATGGGCCCGTGGATCGAAACCGACATCGACCTAGACGCCTTGGAAACCGTCGTCAGCGTCAACGGCGCAGAAACCATGCGCTTCAAAACCAACGAAATGATCTTCGGCGTCGCCGAATTCATCTCCACCATCTCACAATACTGCACGCTGCAGCCGGGTGACGTCCTCTGGATGGGCACCGACGGCACCTCTCCCAACCTGGTCGATGGCGACGTCGTGGACATCAACATTAATCAGATTGGCACGCTGACGAATAAGTATGTTTGGGAAAAGTAG